In one Pyxidicoccus xibeiensis genomic region, the following are encoded:
- a CDS encoding putative peptidoglycan glycosyltransferase FtsW/RodA gives MAPARHVWLLVAPLPAILLGAAVAGASHVPLMAFLPNLLGLLLGGLGLFACLRLAPATQERALPWLGAAAFLALVATLGFAGIEGVHRWIRLGPLRLNASASFLPWILAGLGASSAKARGMAVGLVLGAQLLHVAQPDAGQATALAVGALAMLATGTVLRGWARVAVGLTVVGLAAYTWLRVDPLPPVEHVERILVLALSRGFAWAAAAVVAGLLLLAPMGPAVRRSGGASAGLALSLALYFCATIAVTFFGNFPVPVMGAGAGPVLGWCALAALCSRRTAVASS, from the coding sequence ATGGCTCCTGCCCGTCACGTGTGGCTCCTCGTCGCGCCGCTTCCGGCCATCCTGCTCGGGGCCGCCGTGGCGGGTGCGAGCCACGTCCCCCTGATGGCATTCCTCCCCAACCTCCTGGGCCTGCTGCTGGGGGGACTGGGCCTCTTCGCCTGCTTGCGCCTGGCTCCGGCCACGCAGGAGCGCGCGCTGCCCTGGCTGGGCGCCGCCGCCTTCCTCGCGCTGGTGGCGACGCTGGGGTTCGCGGGCATCGAGGGCGTGCACCGCTGGATTCGGCTCGGGCCCCTGCGGCTGAATGCGTCCGCGAGCTTCCTGCCGTGGATTCTCGCGGGGCTGGGAGCTTCGAGCGCGAAGGCGCGTGGAATGGCCGTGGGGCTCGTGCTCGGCGCGCAGCTGCTTCACGTGGCGCAGCCGGACGCGGGGCAGGCCACCGCGCTCGCGGTGGGGGCGCTGGCCATGCTCGCCACCGGCACGGTGCTGCGAGGGTGGGCCCGCGTCGCCGTGGGGCTGACCGTCGTGGGCCTCGCCGCGTACACCTGGCTGCGGGTCGATCCACTCCCCCCCGTCGAGCACGTGGAGCGCATCCTCGTGCTGGCGCTCTCCCGTGGTTTTGCGTGGGCGGCGGCTGCCGTCGTCGCGGGCCTGCTGCTGCTCGCTCCGATGGGGCCTGCCGTCAGGCGCTCCGGAGGCGCGAGCGCGGGGCTGGCCCTGAGCCTTGCCCTCTACTTCTGTGCGACCATCGCGGTGACGTTCTTCGGGAACTTCCCGGTTCCGGTGATGGGGGCGGGCGCCGGTCCCGTGTTGGGGTGGTGCGCGCTGGCGGCCCTCTGCTCGCGCAGGACCGCGGTCGCCAGCTCGTAG
- the acs gene encoding acetate--CoA ligase translates to MAETQHEIQSVLTETRVFPPPEAFSRSAHIRSMEDYQRLWAEAEKNPDKYWGDRAREELYWKEPFRTVLDWQPPHAKWFVEGRTNLTYNCLDRHLAKRRDKPAILFEGEPGDRRRVTYGELAAEVNRLANGLKSLGIRKGDRVGIYLPMIPEAAVAMLACARIGAVHSVVFGGFSAEALQERMSDMGAKVLLTADGGWRKGAVVPLLKNVEAAMPNMPTVEKVVVLRRTGGSLALSGPRLVAWDTLVQGQSDACEPEWVESEHPLFILYTSGSTGKPKGVLHTTGGYAVMASLTTRWVFDLKEEDIYWCTADVGWVTGHTYVVYGPLMNGATTVLYEGAPTYPGPDRFWEIIERYKATILYTAPTAIRAFMRLGEEHPRKRDLSSLRVLGSVGEPINPEAWMWYRDVIGGGRCPVVDTWWQTETGGIMVSPLPGATPTKPGSATLPLPGIHTEILDRQGNPVPKGQGGLLFITRPWPSMLRTVYGDPERYVRTYFSELPGKYFTGDGARTDKDGYFWLMGRVDDVVNVAGHRLGTAEVESALVAHPRVSEAAVVGRPDELKGTALVAFVTLKQGNAPSAELKKELAAHVVKEIGAIARPDELRFAEALPKTRSGKIMRRLLRDVAAGKQSSQDTTTLEDLNVLATLRQNDE, encoded by the coding sequence ATGGCTGAAACGCAGCATGAAATCCAGTCGGTCCTGACGGAGACGCGCGTCTTCCCCCCTCCCGAGGCCTTCTCGCGAAGCGCCCATATCCGGAGCATGGAGGACTACCAGCGGCTGTGGGCCGAGGCCGAGAAGAACCCGGACAAGTACTGGGGCGACCGGGCGCGCGAGGAGCTGTACTGGAAGGAGCCCTTCCGCACGGTCCTGGACTGGCAGCCGCCGCACGCGAAGTGGTTCGTCGAGGGCCGGACGAACCTCACCTACAACTGCCTGGACCGTCACCTGGCGAAGCGCCGCGACAAGCCGGCCATCCTCTTCGAGGGGGAGCCGGGTGACAGGCGGAGGGTGACGTACGGCGAGCTGGCGGCGGAGGTGAACCGGCTGGCCAACGGGCTCAAGTCGCTCGGCATCCGCAAGGGAGACCGGGTGGGCATCTACCTGCCCATGATTCCCGAGGCCGCGGTGGCCATGCTGGCGTGCGCACGCATCGGCGCCGTGCACTCGGTGGTGTTCGGCGGCTTCTCCGCCGAGGCGCTCCAGGAGCGCATGAGCGACATGGGCGCCAAGGTGCTGCTCACCGCCGACGGCGGCTGGCGCAAGGGCGCGGTGGTGCCGCTGCTGAAGAACGTGGAAGCGGCGATGCCCAACATGCCCACCGTGGAGAAGGTCGTGGTGCTGCGGCGCACCGGCGGCTCGCTGGCGCTGTCCGGCCCCCGGCTGGTGGCGTGGGACACGCTGGTGCAGGGCCAGTCCGACGCGTGCGAGCCGGAGTGGGTGGAGAGCGAGCACCCGCTGTTCATCCTCTACACGTCCGGCTCCACCGGGAAGCCCAAGGGCGTGCTGCACACCACCGGCGGCTACGCGGTGATGGCGTCGCTCACCACGCGCTGGGTGTTCGACCTGAAGGAAGAGGACATCTACTGGTGCACCGCGGACGTGGGCTGGGTGACGGGCCACACGTACGTCGTCTACGGCCCGCTGATGAACGGCGCCACCACCGTGCTCTACGAGGGCGCGCCCACGTACCCGGGGCCGGACCGCTTCTGGGAAATCATCGAGCGCTACAAGGCCACCATCCTCTACACCGCGCCCACCGCCATCCGCGCCTTCATGCGCCTGGGCGAGGAGCACCCGCGCAAGCGCGACCTGTCCTCGCTGCGCGTGCTGGGCAGCGTGGGCGAGCCCATCAACCCCGAGGCGTGGATGTGGTACCGCGACGTCATCGGCGGCGGCCGCTGCCCCGTGGTGGACACGTGGTGGCAGACGGAGACGGGCGGCATCATGGTGTCCCCGCTGCCGGGCGCCACGCCCACCAAGCCCGGCTCCGCCACGCTGCCGCTGCCCGGCATCCACACCGAAATCCTGGACCGGCAGGGCAACCCGGTGCCGAAGGGGCAGGGCGGCCTGCTCTTCATCACCCGGCCGTGGCCCTCCATGCTGCGCACGGTGTACGGCGACCCGGAGCGCTACGTGCGCACGTACTTCAGCGAGCTGCCCGGCAAGTACTTCACCGGCGACGGCGCGCGCACGGACAAGGACGGCTACTTCTGGCTGATGGGCCGCGTGGACGACGTGGTGAACGTGGCCGGCCACCGCCTGGGCACCGCCGAGGTGGAGAGCGCGCTGGTGGCGCACCCGCGCGTGTCCGAGGCCGCCGTGGTGGGCCGCCCGGATGAGCTGAAGGGCACCGCGCTGGTGGCCTTCGTCACGCTGAAGCAGGGCAACGCGCCGTCGGCGGAGCTGAAGAAGGAGCTGGCCGCGCACGTGGTGAAGGAGATTGGCGCCATTGCCCGGCCGGATGAGCTGCGCTTCGCCGAGGCGCTGCCGAAGACGCGCTCCGGAAAAATCATGCGCCGGCTGCTGCGCGACGTGGCCGCGGGCAAGCAGTCCTCCCAGGACACCACCACGCTGGAAGACCTCAACGTGCTCGCCACGCTCCGCCAGAACGACGAGTAG
- a CDS encoding carboxypeptidase-like regulatory domain-containing protein: protein MLGLALLGACDDAPRVERGGDDCQAELVALRVEVVTADGARVSGATVTATNVTSNVSITGVTDEQGVSTAVNESLAPSPVRVVAQAGSKVSSAERVEWTCDSCNCVPEPGILTLRLNP from the coding sequence TTGCTCGGTCTCGCACTCCTCGGTGCGTGCGACGATGCGCCGCGCGTGGAGCGTGGCGGTGATGACTGCCAGGCGGAGCTGGTGGCGTTGAGGGTGGAGGTGGTGACGGCGGACGGCGCCCGCGTGAGTGGCGCCACCGTGACGGCCACCAATGTGACGTCGAACGTGAGCATCACCGGGGTGACGGATGAGCAGGGCGTGAGCACCGCCGTCAACGAGTCGCTCGCGCCCAGCCCGGTGCGCGTGGTGGCCCAGGCGGGCTCCAAGGTCTCCTCCGCCGAGCGCGTCGAGTGGACGTGTGACAGCTGCAACTGCGTACCGGAACCCGGCATCCTGACGCTGCGGCTCAACCCGTAG
- a CDS encoding histidine phosphatase family protein: MKTELILLRHGETEWNSQNRLQGHRDSPLNAEGQRQADALAARLASTAARAPFQALYCSDLGRAVETARRIASRTGHAVTQDARLRERGLGIMEGLTREEARERHPDVFAEYSAGAPDYVVPGGESTSQRLRHAVECLEELGARHAGARIVVVTHGGVLSLLFRHSLGIPTAAPRTFSVLNAGWNQFDYHDGAFRLVTWGDVTHLHADSRDDT, from the coding sequence ATGAAGACCGAGCTCATCCTCCTCCGTCACGGTGAGACGGAGTGGAACTCCCAGAACCGCCTGCAGGGGCACCGGGACAGTCCGCTCAACGCCGAGGGCCAGCGCCAGGCGGACGCGCTCGCGGCGCGGCTGGCATCGACGGCCGCCCGTGCGCCCTTCCAGGCCCTGTACTGCAGTGACCTGGGCCGGGCCGTGGAGACGGCGCGGCGCATCGCCTCGCGCACGGGCCACGCCGTCACCCAGGACGCGCGGCTGCGCGAGCGGGGCCTGGGCATCATGGAAGGGCTGACGCGCGAGGAGGCCCGCGAGCGCCACCCGGACGTCTTCGCGGAGTACTCGGCGGGCGCGCCGGACTACGTCGTCCCCGGGGGCGAGAGCACGTCCCAGCGGCTCCGGCATGCGGTGGAGTGCCTGGAGGAGCTGGGCGCGCGCCATGCCGGAGCGCGCATCGTGGTCGTCACGCACGGCGGCGTCCTCAGCCTGCTGTTCCGCCACAGCCTGGGGATTCCCACCGCCGCCCCGCGCACCTTCTCCGTGCTCAACGCGGGGTGGAACCAGTTCGACTACCACGACGGGGCGTTCCGGCTCGTCACCTGGGGCGACGTCACCCACCTGCACGCCGACAGCCGCGACGACACCTGA
- a CDS encoding NUDIX domain-containing protein — translation MVEYRNPKPTVDCIIELAGERIVLIRRKNPPIGWALPGGFVDEGEALDAAAVREAREETGLEVKLSEQFFTYSDPKRDPRQHTLSTVYLATADGEPRGSDDAAEAKTFALDALPKDLCFDHGTILADYRAYKRTGQRRKL, via the coding sequence ATGGTCGAGTACCGCAACCCCAAGCCCACCGTGGACTGCATCATCGAGCTGGCCGGTGAACGCATCGTCCTCATCCGGCGGAAGAATCCGCCCATCGGCTGGGCGCTGCCCGGGGGCTTCGTGGACGAGGGCGAGGCCCTGGACGCCGCGGCCGTGCGCGAGGCCCGGGAGGAGACGGGCCTGGAGGTGAAGCTGTCGGAGCAGTTCTTCACGTACTCGGACCCGAAGAGAGACCCGCGGCAGCACACCCTGTCCACGGTGTACCTCGCCACGGCGGACGGTGAGCCCCGGGGCTCGGACGACGCGGCGGAGGCGAAGACATTCGCCCTGGACGCGCTGCCGAAGGACCTCTGCTTCGACCACGGCACCATCCTCGCCGACTACCGGGCCTACAAGCGGACCGGGCAGCGGCGGAAGCTGTAG
- a CDS encoding site-2 protease family protein: protein MHYALVLLALGALLALHELGHLVAARLLGVRVPRFVFGFGPPLVSFRLWGTQYVLAAVPLGATAHIQGMNPHRADAEEPASFGTLGPLKRMAIILAGPLANYVLALGILFSLYTSGTHVVVPLTVGTVQPGSEAARAQLLPGDRIVSADGQALRSWSDFVEKVAESPGRTLALAVERHGEPRAVQVRPRPDERGAGRIGVSQQYVYREHAAGEALGHSFAHTGSVATEGLAMLVRLVQGPKRSDTVGPGALMRQESSDAASSGADALLRTLVAASVALALLTMLPVPGLDGGRVLLLMVEAASGRRLPTRVETVAQTVGFLTIAAVILVMAGAEIRRALPERPAPAAQAMVPSGGDAGPGTPPQAATGAPSAGAATPGTRSGGAPPGPATVAGVLDASTPAANATVVTPALTDSGTPTEGVATPALTDSGTPTGGVATPAQLDAGAPATGVATPAQLDAGAPATGVATPSLTDAGTPIVGGAAQAPAGTAPPAVGAAAPSPPTGTAPAGGAAVQSPTGAGAQSAGAGVPAQPAVGAPATANVPSRTSAGTGPAGSAPSPSPSTTAGTRPATLDAGASAASPPP from the coding sequence ATGCACTACGCGCTCGTCCTGCTGGCCCTCGGGGCCCTGCTGGCCCTGCATGAGCTGGGGCACCTCGTCGCCGCGCGGCTGCTCGGGGTGCGGGTGCCGCGCTTCGTGTTCGGCTTCGGCCCGCCGCTGGTGTCCTTCCGGCTGTGGGGGACGCAGTACGTGCTGGCGGCGGTGCCGCTGGGAGCCACCGCCCACATCCAGGGGATGAACCCGCACCGCGCGGACGCGGAGGAGCCCGCCAGCTTCGGTACGCTGGGCCCGCTCAAGCGCATGGCCATCATCCTGGCGGGTCCGCTGGCCAACTACGTGCTCGCGCTGGGCATCCTCTTCTCGCTGTACACGTCGGGCACGCACGTGGTGGTGCCGCTGACGGTGGGCACGGTGCAGCCGGGCTCCGAGGCGGCGCGGGCGCAGCTGCTGCCCGGAGACCGCATCGTCAGCGCGGATGGGCAGGCGCTGCGGAGCTGGTCGGACTTCGTGGAGAAGGTGGCGGAGTCGCCGGGCCGCACGCTGGCGCTGGCGGTGGAGCGGCATGGCGAGCCGCGCGCGGTGCAGGTGCGCCCCCGCCCGGACGAGCGCGGCGCGGGCCGCATCGGCGTGAGCCAGCAGTACGTGTACCGCGAGCACGCGGCGGGGGAGGCGCTGGGCCACTCCTTCGCGCACACGGGCAGCGTGGCCACCGAGGGGCTGGCGATGCTGGTGCGCCTGGTGCAGGGGCCGAAGCGCTCGGACACGGTGGGGCCCGGGGCGCTGATGCGGCAGGAGTCGTCGGATGCGGCGTCGTCCGGCGCGGATGCGCTGCTGCGCACCCTGGTGGCGGCGTCCGTGGCGCTGGCGCTGCTGACGATGCTCCCCGTGCCGGGCCTGGACGGCGGCCGGGTGCTGCTGCTGATGGTGGAGGCGGCGAGCGGACGGCGGCTGCCCACGCGCGTGGAGACGGTGGCGCAGACGGTGGGCTTCCTGACGATTGCGGCGGTCATCCTGGTGATGGCGGGAGCGGAGATCCGCCGCGCGCTGCCCGAGCGCCCGGCCCCGGCGGCGCAGGCGATGGTTCCGAGTGGAGGGGACGCCGGTCCAGGCACCCCGCCGCAGGCCGCGACGGGGGCACCCTCCGCCGGGGCCGCGACGCCGGGCACCCGCTCCGGGGGGGCGCCGCCCGGGCCGGCCACCGTCGCGGGCGTGCTGGATGCCTCGACACCGGCAGCGAATGCGACGGTTGTCACGCCGGCACTGACGGACTCGGGCACGCCGACCGAGGGCGTCGCCACGCCGGCACTGACGGACTCGGGCACGCCGACCGGGGGCGTCGCCACGCCGGCACAGCTGGACGCCGGGGCGCCGGCCACGGGCGTCGCCACGCCGGCACAGCTGGACGCCGGGGCGCCGGCCACGGGCGTTGCCACGCCGTCGCTGACGGATGCCGGTACGCCCATCGTCGGCGGCGCCGCGCAGGCCCCGGCAGGGACCGCGCCCCCGGCCGTCGGAGCCGCGGCGCCCTCACCGCCGACGGGCACGGCACCGGCCGGCGGAGCCGCCGTGCAGTCCCCGACAGGAGCCGGCGCACAGAGCGCCGGAGCCGGCGTTCCGGCGCAGCCGGCTGTCGGCGCACCGGCCACCGCGAATGTGCCTTCACGCACGAGCGCGGGAACCGGGCCCGCCGGGAGCGCGCCCTCCCCCTCCCCCTCCACCACCGCCGGCACCCGCCCCGCCACCCTGGACGCGGGGGCCTCCGCCGCCAGCCCTCCCCCATAG
- a CDS encoding aminotransferase class I/II-fold pyridoxal phosphate-dependent enzyme produces MDLRDQLESPLFTHFISNYAQPTGPDLLARTEEFFEWQEARRQTGLWPYSRSLEAAPNAECGVRSETGQARLGLNFGSQDYLSLSTHPEVIATAHRSIEQYGLHSAGSAMLGGNTTPSLMLEKAIAEHLQMEHVALFSTGWGAGFGTIVGLVRPGDHVVLDALSHQCLQQGAAAATQNVSRVPHLSNRAMRRKLQEIRARDTKNGVLVVTEGLFSMDSDVPRIEELQGICREYGATLLVDVAHDLGATGPKGTGSLGAQEMLGKVDLVVGAFSKTFASNGGFMATNSPAVRQYVRVMGGPHIFSNALLPTQAAVVLESLRIVRSEEGEALRTKARENSTALRGAFAERGIECLGDVSNVVPVPVGDPKVARLAAKFVFERGVFTNLVEYPAVRLRETRFRMQVMAAHTPEQARQAAEVVAGAIEEARRLVKTQGRSARAALREDRPLAEL; encoded by the coding sequence ATGGATCTCCGTGATCAGCTCGAATCACCTCTCTTCACCCACTTCATCTCCAACTACGCGCAGCCCACGGGGCCGGACCTGCTGGCGCGCACGGAGGAGTTCTTCGAGTGGCAGGAGGCGCGGCGGCAGACGGGGCTGTGGCCGTACTCGCGGAGCCTGGAGGCGGCGCCCAACGCGGAGTGTGGCGTGCGCAGCGAGACGGGGCAGGCGCGGCTGGGACTGAACTTCGGCTCGCAGGACTACCTGTCGCTGTCCACGCACCCGGAGGTCATCGCGACGGCCCACCGCTCCATCGAGCAGTACGGGTTGCACAGCGCGGGCTCGGCGATGCTGGGGGGAAACACGACGCCGTCGCTGATGCTGGAGAAGGCCATCGCGGAGCACCTGCAGATGGAGCACGTGGCGCTGTTCTCCACGGGCTGGGGCGCGGGGTTCGGCACCATCGTCGGGCTGGTGCGTCCGGGGGACCACGTGGTGCTGGACGCGCTGTCGCACCAGTGCCTGCAGCAGGGGGCCGCCGCGGCCACGCAGAACGTCAGCCGCGTGCCGCACCTGAGCAACCGGGCCATGCGCCGCAAGCTGCAGGAGATTCGCGCCCGCGACACGAAGAACGGCGTGCTCGTCGTCACCGAGGGCCTGTTCTCCATGGACTCGGACGTGCCGCGCATCGAGGAACTGCAGGGCATCTGCCGCGAGTACGGCGCCACGCTGCTGGTGGACGTGGCCCACGACCTGGGCGCGACGGGGCCGAAGGGCACGGGCAGCCTGGGCGCGCAGGAGATGCTGGGGAAGGTGGACCTGGTGGTGGGGGCCTTCTCGAAGACGTTCGCTTCCAACGGCGGCTTCATGGCCACGAACTCGCCGGCGGTGCGCCAGTACGTGCGCGTCATGGGCGGGCCGCACATCTTCTCCAACGCGCTGCTGCCCACGCAGGCCGCGGTGGTGCTGGAGTCGCTGCGCATCGTCCGCTCGGAGGAGGGTGAGGCGCTGCGCACGAAGGCGCGGGAGAACAGCACCGCGCTGCGCGGCGCCTTCGCCGAGCGCGGCATCGAGTGCCTGGGTGACGTCTCCAACGTGGTGCCCGTGCCGGTGGGCGACCCGAAGGTGGCCCGCCTGGCCGCGAAGTTCGTCTTCGAGCGCGGCGTGTTCACCAACCTGGTGGAGTACCCGGCGGTGCGCCTGCGCGAGACTCGCTTCCGCATGCAGGTGATGGCGGCCCACACGCCGGAGCAGGCGCGTCAGGCGGCCGAGGTGGTGGCCGGCGCCATCGAGGAGGCCCGCCGGCTGGTGAAGACCCAGGGCCGCTCCGCCCGCGCGGCGCTCCGCGAGGACCGGCCCCTGGCCGAGCTGTGA
- a CDS encoding PKD domain-containing protein, producing MPLAPRPFLPLFAVLLVAAVGLGGSGCRRAVKPDLGQDRAVEAGVPVELGSREEGAAAVTWELGDGTPPQQAASVSHAFARPGAYTVRALHDGEEVGRVRLTVVPRPVLRAVPAEAQTVLWVSQVRGGVEPLVDFYERLIGPENARRTLEEAPLVSLLLRGLDGGPSVVDPEEGFGFFLLPDFDGVVALLGIQDPKEALDAVVGELEGAGHEVLPRSDGSARVVPGDGGPPMLLFEDRGYLYLAVPDSPDAPEEGVPVQAQLEGTPDVEVARAAVRGLSGAGISEVPLLGELRGKVAEGSVYLYSGAPPDEAGEEAGPVRGFFASLVVRPERLDLDGFLSSSRPLLSGATAPASALLQQAAMGPMAAAQLSVPPEELAKLAFGSPGSPRRARTLERWRQQGLDAEALLKALRGDVAMLVYFDAGAFFRNFLREKRPEPRGTVVVEAGLASAEPVLALIDRQLEDLSLLSARVSSQKLPDGMLYRTVLREQPVELRITSQRATLLAGEVLEGRARGDVGTALRERFGGEAFGAGHVSVMLDLGRLREDLRAAKDVPGVPPGQLEAAKAFTGALMDQLTPLDSAFLDFSLAEGGARLKGRVSLRPAAEASR from the coding sequence ATGCCGCTTGCTCCGCGCCCCTTCCTCCCGCTGTTCGCAGTCCTGTTGGTGGCAGCCGTGGGCCTCGGAGGCTCCGGCTGCCGGCGGGCGGTGAAGCCGGACCTGGGGCAGGACCGCGCGGTGGAGGCGGGCGTCCCGGTGGAGCTCGGCTCGCGGGAAGAGGGCGCGGCGGCCGTGACGTGGGAGCTGGGGGATGGCACCCCGCCCCAGCAGGCCGCCAGCGTGTCCCATGCCTTCGCCCGGCCGGGCGCGTACACGGTGCGCGCGCTGCATGACGGCGAGGAGGTGGGCCGGGTGCGGCTCACCGTGGTGCCGCGGCCGGTGCTGCGCGCGGTGCCCGCCGAGGCGCAGACGGTGCTGTGGGTGTCCCAGGTGCGCGGCGGCGTGGAGCCGCTGGTGGACTTCTACGAGCGCCTCATCGGCCCGGAGAACGCGCGGCGCACGCTGGAGGAGGCCCCGCTGGTGTCGCTGCTGCTGCGCGGCCTGGACGGCGGCCCCAGCGTGGTGGACCCGGAGGAGGGCTTCGGCTTCTTCCTGCTCCCCGACTTCGACGGCGTGGTGGCGCTGCTGGGCATCCAGGACCCGAAGGAGGCGCTGGACGCGGTGGTGGGCGAGCTGGAGGGCGCCGGCCACGAGGTGCTGCCCCGCTCGGACGGCTCGGCGCGTGTGGTGCCCGGGGACGGCGGGCCGCCGATGCTGCTGTTCGAGGACCGGGGCTACCTCTACCTCGCGGTGCCGGACAGCCCGGACGCGCCGGAGGAGGGCGTGCCGGTGCAGGCGCAGCTCGAGGGCACCCCGGACGTGGAGGTGGCGCGCGCCGCGGTGAGGGGGCTGTCGGGTGCGGGCATCTCCGAGGTGCCGCTGCTGGGCGAGCTGCGCGGCAAGGTGGCCGAGGGCAGCGTGTACTTGTACTCGGGCGCGCCGCCGGACGAGGCGGGCGAGGAGGCGGGGCCGGTGCGCGGCTTCTTCGCCTCGCTGGTGGTGCGGCCGGAGCGGCTGGACCTGGATGGCTTCCTGTCTTCCTCCCGGCCGCTGCTGAGCGGTGCCACCGCGCCGGCGTCCGCGCTGCTCCAGCAGGCGGCGATGGGGCCCATGGCGGCGGCGCAGTTGTCCGTGCCGCCCGAGGAGCTGGCGAAGCTGGCCTTCGGCTCGCCGGGCTCTCCCCGACGCGCGCGCACGCTGGAGCGGTGGCGCCAGCAGGGCCTGGACGCGGAGGCGCTGCTGAAGGCGCTGCGCGGCGACGTGGCGATGCTGGTGTACTTCGACGCGGGGGCCTTCTTCCGGAACTTCCTGCGCGAGAAGCGGCCGGAGCCCCGGGGCACCGTGGTGGTGGAGGCGGGCCTGGCCTCCGCGGAGCCGGTGCTGGCCCTCATCGACCGGCAGCTCGAGGACCTCTCGCTGCTCTCGGCGCGGGTCAGCTCGCAGAAGCTGCCGGACGGCATGCTCTACCGGACGGTGCTGCGGGAGCAGCCGGTGGAGCTGCGCATCACTTCTCAGCGGGCCACGCTGCTGGCGGGGGAGGTGCTGGAGGGCCGCGCGCGCGGAGACGTGGGCACCGCGCTGCGCGAGCGCTTCGGTGGCGAGGCCTTCGGCGCGGGCCACGTGTCGGTGATGCTGGACCTGGGCCGGCTGCGCGAGGACCTGCGCGCGGCGAAGGACGTGCCGGGCGTGCCGCCGGGACAGCTGGAGGCGGCGAAGGCCTTCACCGGCGCGCTGATGGACCAGCTCACGCCGCTGGACTCGGCCTTCCTCGACTTCTCGCTGGCGGAGGGCGGGGCCCGGCTCAAGGGGCGGGTGTCGCTGCGCCCGGCGGCGGAGGCCTCGCGGTGA
- a CDS encoding ribonuclease HII: MSADTVEQLLLCALSELTERFVTRSQPVPAGLLEALDGDSRRGARELARRIRGRQERNRSEGQRLRHLLRFEVELWEQGLTHVAGVDEAGMAPLAGPVVAAAAVLPKGYRLKGLDDSKKILDAEKREELAVAIKRDAVAWAVGRAEVEEIDRINIYHAGLLAMRRAVEGLGLKPDFVLVDARKIPECPAPQRGIIKGDTLSMSIAAASVIAKTTRDRLMAELDAQYPGYGLAAHKGYPTPQHVQALKEKGVLPIHRRSFAPVREALGLPGPEAAAAPSSMQVELFPAMPSVKTKEP; this comes from the coding sequence ATGTCCGCAGACACCGTGGAACAGCTTCTTCTCTGCGCGCTCTCCGAGCTGACGGAGCGCTTCGTCACCCGCTCGCAGCCCGTGCCGGCCGGGCTGCTGGAGGCCCTGGATGGGGACTCGCGCAGAGGGGCGCGTGAGCTTGCCCGGCGCATCCGGGGCCGGCAGGAGCGCAACCGCTCCGAGGGCCAGCGCCTGCGCCACCTGCTGCGCTTCGAGGTGGAGCTGTGGGAGCAGGGCCTGACGCACGTGGCGGGCGTGGACGAGGCGGGCATGGCGCCGCTGGCCGGGCCGGTGGTGGCGGCCGCGGCCGTGCTGCCGAAGGGCTACCGCCTCAAGGGCCTGGACGACTCCAAGAAGATCCTCGACGCGGAGAAGCGCGAGGAGCTGGCCGTGGCCATCAAGCGGGACGCGGTGGCCTGGGCCGTGGGGCGGGCGGAGGTGGAGGAGATCGACCGCATCAACATCTACCACGCGGGCCTGCTGGCGATGCGCCGCGCGGTCGAGGGGCTGGGGCTGAAGCCGGACTTCGTGCTGGTGGACGCGCGGAAGATTCCGGAGTGCCCCGCGCCCCAGCGCGGCATCATCAAGGGGGACACGCTCTCCATGAGCATCGCCGCGGCCTCCGTCATCGCGAAGACGACGCGGGACAGGCTGATGGCGGAGCTGGACGCGCAGTACCCGGGCTACGGGCTGGCGGCCCACAAGGGCTACCCGACGCCGCAGCACGTGCAGGCGCTGAAGGAGAAGGGCGTGCTGCCCATCCACCGGCGCAGCTTCGCGCCGGTGCGTGAGGCGCTGGGCCTGCCGGGGCCGGAAGCGGCCGCCGCGCCTTCCTCCATGCAGGTGGAGCTGTTCCCCGCTATGCCTTCCGTGAAGACGAAGGAACCGTGA
- the moaD gene encoding molybdopterin converting factor subunit 1 — protein MSGPGSITVLYFAAARERAGGAREVLEVPEGARVRDVLRLVSERHPALAPLLPHLRVAVDQEFVGPEAPVRVGAEVALIPPVAGGSPGLFSVVDRPLRLEEVVEAVGGEAYGGLVTFSGSVRNQTKGRRVMRLEYEAYAPMAEKKLAEIGAEVAAQWPGARLAIVHRVGTLVPGELAVVIAAAAPHRKEAFRGCEHAIERLKQDVPIWKKEFFEDGEVWVGLGP, from the coding sequence GTGAGCGGGCCCGGGAGCATCACCGTCCTCTACTTCGCCGCGGCCCGCGAGCGCGCGGGTGGAGCGCGCGAGGTGCTGGAGGTGCCCGAGGGCGCCCGGGTGCGGGACGTGCTGCGGCTGGTGTCGGAGCGGCACCCGGCGCTGGCGCCGCTGCTGCCGCACCTGCGCGTGGCGGTGGACCAGGAGTTCGTGGGCCCGGAGGCGCCGGTGCGAGTGGGCGCGGAGGTGGCGCTGATTCCGCCGGTGGCGGGCGGCTCGCCGGGGCTGTTCTCCGTGGTGGACCGGCCGCTGCGGCTGGAAGAGGTGGTGGAGGCGGTGGGCGGCGAGGCGTACGGCGGGCTCGTCACCTTCAGCGGCTCCGTGCGCAACCAGACGAAGGGCCGGCGGGTGATGCGGCTGGAGTACGAGGCCTACGCGCCCATGGCGGAGAAGAAGCTGGCGGAGATTGGCGCGGAGGTGGCGGCGCAGTGGCCGGGGGCGCGGCTGGCCATCGTCCACCGCGTGGGCACGCTGGTGCCGGGGGAGCTGGCGGTGGTCATCGCCGCGGCGGCGCCCCACCGGAAGGAGGCGTTCCGCGGCTGTGAGCACGCGATTGAGCGGCTCAAGCAGGACGTGCCCATCTGGAAGAAGGAGTTCTTCGAGGACGGCGAGGTCTGGGTGGGCCTGGGGCCCTGA